A single Agromyces sp. CF514 DNA region contains:
- the narH gene encoding nitrate reductase subunit beta: protein MRVMAQMGMVMNLDKCIGCHTCSVTCKQAWTNRAGTEYVWFNNVETRPGQGYPRRYEDQEQWKGGWELNGRGRLKLRTGSRLKRLLTIFSSPVQPKLEDYYEPWTYDYQTLIDAPLGDDFPVARPKSLITGEDTKITWSANWDDDLGGTSEMGHLDPVVEKVRRESEDKIKFSFEQTFMFYLPRICEHCLNPSCMASCPSGAIYKREEDGIVLVDQDRCRGWRQCITGCPYKKIYFNHKTGKAEKCTMCYPRLEVGIPTVCSETCVGRLRYLGLFLYDADKVTEAAATPDPQDLYEAQLDLMLDPDDPAVIAAAHEQGIADDWMEAARRSPVYALAKKYRVALPLHPEYRTMPMVWYIPPLSPIVDLLSEQGHDAESAGTLFGAIEALRIPVEYLAELFTAGDTDLITSVLKKLAAMRAYLRDITLDRPRDESIPAAVGMDGGTMYEMYRLLAIAKYDERYVIPTAHYERAHELEELGCSLDFDGGPYENGDSGPFGEASGRPVPVAVETFQALRERQTSDRAADSQSMRGRVNLLNWDGNGAPSGLFPPPSKREEPPGDPDAAGGRS, encoded by the coding sequence ATGCGGGTGATGGCCCAGATGGGCATGGTGATGAACCTCGACAAGTGCATCGGATGCCACACCTGCTCGGTCACGTGCAAGCAGGCGTGGACCAACCGCGCCGGCACCGAGTACGTGTGGTTCAACAACGTCGAGACGAGGCCCGGACAGGGGTATCCGCGCCGGTACGAGGACCAGGAGCAGTGGAAGGGCGGGTGGGAGCTCAACGGCCGCGGTCGCCTGAAGCTCCGCACCGGAAGCCGGCTCAAGCGCCTGCTCACGATCTTCTCCTCGCCCGTGCAGCCCAAGCTCGAGGACTACTACGAGCCGTGGACCTACGACTACCAGACGCTCATCGACGCGCCCCTCGGCGACGACTTCCCGGTCGCTCGGCCCAAGTCGCTCATCACGGGCGAGGACACGAAGATCACCTGGTCGGCCAACTGGGACGACGACCTGGGCGGCACGAGCGAGATGGGCCACCTCGACCCGGTGGTCGAGAAGGTGCGCCGCGAGTCCGAGGACAAGATCAAGTTCTCGTTCGAGCAGACGTTCATGTTCTACCTGCCGCGCATCTGCGAGCACTGCCTGAACCCCTCGTGCATGGCGTCCTGTCCCTCCGGCGCGATCTACAAGCGCGAGGAGGACGGCATCGTGCTGGTCGACCAGGACCGCTGCCGCGGCTGGCGACAGTGCATCACGGGCTGCCCGTACAAGAAGATCTACTTCAACCACAAGACCGGCAAGGCCGAGAAATGCACCATGTGCTACCCGCGGCTCGAGGTCGGCATCCCCACGGTGTGCTCCGAGACCTGCGTCGGGCGCCTGCGCTACCTGGGGCTCTTCCTCTACGACGCCGACAAGGTCACCGAGGCGGCCGCGACGCCCGACCCGCAGGACCTGTACGAGGCGCAGCTCGACCTGATGCTCGACCCGGACGACCCCGCGGTCATCGCCGCGGCCCACGAGCAGGGCATCGCCGACGACTGGATGGAGGCCGCCCGGCGATCGCCGGTCTACGCCCTCGCGAAGAAGTACCGGGTGGCGCTGCCGCTGCATCCGGAGTACCGCACCATGCCGATGGTCTGGTACATCCCGCCGCTCTCGCCCATCGTCGACCTGCTGAGCGAGCAGGGCCACGATGCGGAGTCCGCCGGCACGCTGTTCGGCGCGATCGAGGCGCTGCGCATCCCCGTCGAGTACCTCGCGGAACTCTTCACCGCCGGCGACACCGACCTCATCACGAGTGTGCTGAAGAAACTCGCCGCGATGCGCGCCTACCTGCGCGACATCACGCTCGACCGTCCGCGCGACGAGTCGATCCCGGCGGCCGTCGGCATGGACGGCGGCACGATGTACGAGATGTACCGCCTGCTCGCGATCGCGAAGTACGACGAGCGCTACGTGATCCCGACGGCGCACTACGAGCGGGCGCACGAACTCGAGGAACTCGGCTGCTCGCTCGACTTCGACGGCGGGCCGTACGAGAACGGCGACTCCGGTCCGTTCGGCGAGGCGAGCGGACGGCCGGTGCCGGTCGCGGTCGAGACGTTCCAGGCCCTCCGCGAGCGGCAGACCTCGGATCGGGCCGCTGACTCGCAGTCGATGCGGGGCCGGGTGAACCTGCTCAACTGGGACGGCAACGGGGCGCCGTCCGGCCTGTTCCCGCCGCCTTCGAAACGCGAGGAACCACCGGGCGATCCGGATGCCGCCGGCGGCCGGTCATGA
- a CDS encoding nitrate reductase subunit alpha codes for MAITGVDGPASDALLRVGRFFTRWDETPDHRAAFLEGGRQGDAFYRDRWSHDKVVRSTHGVNCTGSCSWKVYVKDGIITWEAQQTDYPSVGPDRPEYEPRGCPRGAAFSWYTYSPTRVRYPYVRGVLLDAYREAKARTGDPVLAFAEVSKNRETRRRYQQARGKGGLVRATWAEAVELVAAGYVHTIKEYGPDRVAGFSPIPAMSMVSHCIGTRFTQLIGGVMTSFYDWYADLPVASPQVFGDQTDVPESGDWWDATYLMMWGSNVPVTRTPDAHWMAEVRYRGTKVVTVSPDYADNTKFADEWLPCQAGTDAALAMAMGHVLLKEHYVDRREPFFVDFSRQYTDLPHLVTLVEHADGGLVPGKFLMSADLPGEASAPEESWKTVLIEAATGEPVVPNGSMGFRYAESGEGRWNLDLGDTVPALSLRDAKLDTEDVEVLLPRFDAADGSGAVVRRGVPTTRVNGRLVTTVFDLLLAQYGVGRPGLPGEWPAGYDDVESPYTPAWQEDLTGVPAEACIRVAREFAQNAIDSGGRSMIIMGAGICQWFHGDATYRAILSLLILTGSMGRNGGGWAHYVGQEKCRPITGWLSLANALDWVRPPRTMIGTAYWYMHTDQWRFDGYSADALASPLAEGNFDGMHTADAIAQSARLGWMPFYPQFDRNPLEVADAATAAVAAGEAADAASYVAARLGDGSLQPAIADVDAPENWPRLLTLWRSNLMGSSAKGNEYFLKHLLGTHSNVMATDEASVRPNDVKWHDEIPEGKLDLLVSADFRMTSTTLLSDVVFPAATWYEKHDLSSTDMHPFVHAFTPAIDPPWEAKSDFDLFHAIAREFSRQAATHLGTRKDLVSVPMQHDTPGETSQPGGVVRDWARGDVPAAPGRTMPNFAVVERDYTAIADQLATVGPLADRLGFTTKNVTYDLKHEVERLAGMNGVMLGGAADGRPAIDTDIKMAEAILSFSGTTNGELAVQGFRTLEKRVGKPLADLAEGSEEKRITFAMTQASPQPVITSPEWSGSETGGRRYAPFTVNIERLKPFHTLTGRMHFYLDHDWMRDLGEAMPIYRPPLDMHRLFGEPKLGPNGEQQVVVRYLTPHSKWSIHSEYQDNLFMLSLSRGGPTVWMSPADAAAIGASDNDWVECVNSNGVLVARAIVSHRMPDGVVYVHHAQERTIDVPKSEATGRRGGIHNSVTRLLVKPTHLIGGYAQLSYTFNYLGPTGNQRDMTATIRRRSQEVTY; via the coding sequence ATGGCCATCACGGGGGTAGACGGTCCAGCTTCCGACGCGCTGCTGCGCGTCGGAAGGTTCTTCACGAGGTGGGACGAGACGCCGGATCACCGGGCGGCGTTCCTCGAGGGGGGTCGGCAGGGCGACGCCTTCTACCGTGACCGGTGGAGCCACGACAAGGTCGTGAGGTCCACGCACGGCGTGAACTGCACGGGCTCCTGTTCGTGGAAGGTGTACGTCAAGGACGGCATCATCACGTGGGAGGCCCAGCAGACCGACTACCCGAGCGTCGGCCCCGATCGCCCCGAGTACGAGCCCCGCGGATGCCCCCGTGGGGCCGCGTTCTCGTGGTACACCTACTCCCCCACCCGGGTGCGCTACCCGTACGTGCGCGGCGTGCTGCTCGACGCCTACCGCGAGGCGAAGGCCCGCACCGGCGACCCGGTGCTCGCGTTCGCCGAGGTGTCGAAGAACCGCGAGACGCGTCGCCGCTACCAGCAGGCCCGCGGCAAGGGCGGACTCGTGCGAGCCACCTGGGCCGAGGCGGTCGAGCTCGTGGCGGCCGGCTACGTGCACACGATCAAGGAGTACGGTCCAGACCGGGTCGCCGGTTTCTCGCCGATCCCGGCGATGTCGATGGTGTCGCACTGCATCGGCACGCGGTTCACCCAGCTCATCGGCGGGGTCATGACGAGCTTCTACGACTGGTACGCCGACCTGCCGGTCGCGAGCCCGCAGGTGTTCGGCGACCAGACCGACGTGCCGGAGTCCGGCGACTGGTGGGATGCCACCTACCTCATGATGTGGGGATCGAACGTGCCGGTCACCCGCACGCCCGACGCGCACTGGATGGCCGAGGTGCGCTATCGCGGAACCAAGGTGGTCACGGTCAGCCCCGACTACGCCGACAACACCAAGTTCGCCGACGAATGGCTGCCGTGCCAGGCGGGCACCGACGCCGCCCTCGCGATGGCCATGGGGCACGTGCTGCTCAAGGAGCACTACGTCGATCGCCGCGAGCCGTTCTTCGTCGACTTCTCGCGGCAGTACACCGACCTGCCGCACCTGGTGACCCTCGTCGAGCATGCCGACGGCGGCCTCGTGCCGGGCAAGTTCCTCATGTCCGCAGACCTGCCCGGCGAGGCATCCGCCCCCGAGGAGTCGTGGAAGACGGTGCTGATCGAGGCCGCGACCGGTGAGCCCGTCGTGCCGAACGGCTCGATGGGGTTCCGCTACGCGGAGTCCGGCGAGGGCAGGTGGAACCTCGACCTCGGCGACACGGTGCCCGCGTTGTCGCTGCGCGACGCGAAGCTCGACACCGAGGACGTCGAGGTGCTGCTGCCCAGGTTCGATGCCGCAGACGGGTCGGGCGCCGTGGTGCGCCGCGGCGTGCCGACGACCCGCGTGAACGGCCGACTCGTCACGACCGTGTTCGACCTGCTGCTCGCGCAGTACGGCGTGGGCCGGCCCGGTCTGCCCGGCGAATGGCCCGCCGGCTACGACGACGTCGAGTCCCCTTACACGCCCGCCTGGCAGGAGGACCTCACGGGCGTGCCCGCCGAGGCCTGCATCCGCGTGGCGCGCGAGTTCGCGCAGAACGCGATCGACTCGGGCGGGCGCTCGATGATCATCATGGGCGCCGGGATCTGCCAGTGGTTCCACGGCGACGCGACCTACCGGGCGATCCTGTCGTTGCTGATCCTCACCGGGTCGATGGGTCGCAACGGCGGCGGCTGGGCGCACTACGTGGGGCAGGAGAAGTGCCGCCCGATCACCGGCTGGCTCTCGCTCGCGAACGCGCTCGACTGGGTGCGACCACCGCGCACCATGATCGGCACGGCGTACTGGTACATGCACACCGACCAATGGCGCTTCGACGGCTACTCGGCCGACGCGCTCGCCTCGCCGCTGGCCGAGGGCAACTTCGACGGCATGCACACGGCCGACGCGATCGCGCAGTCGGCGCGGCTCGGCTGGATGCCGTTCTACCCGCAGTTCGACCGCAACCCGCTCGAGGTGGCCGATGCCGCCACGGCCGCGGTGGCGGCGGGCGAGGCGGCCGACGCGGCCTCGTACGTGGCGGCCAGGCTCGGCGACGGCTCGCTCCAGCCGGCCATCGCCGACGTCGACGCCCCCGAGAACTGGCCGCGACTGCTGACGCTCTGGCGCTCGAACCTCATGGGCTCGTCCGCCAAGGGCAACGAGTACTTCCTCAAGCACCTGCTCGGCACCCACAGCAACGTGATGGCCACCGACGAGGCCTCGGTGCGCCCGAACGACGTGAAGTGGCACGACGAGATCCCCGAGGGCAAGCTCGACCTGCTCGTCTCGGCCGACTTCCGCATGACCTCGACGACGCTGCTCTCCGACGTGGTGTTCCCGGCAGCCACGTGGTACGAGAAGCACGACCTCTCGTCGACGGACATGCACCCGTTCGTGCACGCGTTCACGCCGGCGATCGACCCGCCGTGGGAGGCGAAGAGCGACTTCGACCTGTTCCACGCGATCGCCCGCGAGTTCTCACGGCAGGCCGCGACGCACCTCGGCACGCGCAAGGACCTCGTGTCGGTGCCCATGCAGCACGACACCCCCGGCGAGACCTCGCAGCCCGGCGGAGTCGTCCGCGACTGGGCGAGGGGCGACGTACCGGCGGCCCCCGGCAGGACCATGCCGAACTTCGCGGTGGTCGAACGCGACTACACGGCGATCGCCGACCAGCTCGCGACCGTCGGCCCGCTGGCCGACAGGCTCGGCTTCACCACGAAGAACGTCACCTACGACCTGAAGCACGAGGTCGAACGGCTCGCCGGAATGAACGGGGTCATGCTCGGCGGCGCGGCCGACGGCAGGCCCGCGATCGACACCGACATCAAGATGGCCGAGGCGATCCTCTCATTCTCGGGCACGACGAACGGCGAACTCGCCGTGCAGGGATTCAGGACCCTCGAGAAACGGGTGGGCAAGCCGCTCGCCGACCTCGCCGAGGGCTCGGAGGAGAAGCGCATCACGTTCGCGATGACGCAGGCCTCGCCGCAGCCGGTCATCACGAGCCCCGAGTGGTCGGGTTCCGAGACCGGCGGCCGCAGGTACGCCCCGTTCACGGTGAACATCGAGCGCCTGAAGCCGTTCCACACGCTCACCGGCCGCATGCACTTCTACCTCGACCACGACTGGATGCGCGACCTGGGCGAGGCCATGCCGATCTACCGGCCGCCCCTCGACATGCACCGGTTGTTCGGCGAGCCCAAGCTCGGGCCGAACGGCGAGCAGCAGGTGGTCGTGCGCTACCTCACCCCGCACTCGAAATGGTCGATCCACTCCGAGTACCAGGACAACCTGTTCATGCTCTCGCTCTCGCGCGGCGGCCCCACGGTGTGGATGAGTCCGGCGGATGCCGCGGCCATCGGGGCATCCGACAACGACTGGGTCGAGTGCGTGAACTCGAACGGCGTGCTCGTGGCGAGGGCGATCGTCTCGCACCGCATGCCCGACGGCGTGGTCTACGTGCACCACGCGCAGGAGCGCACGATCGACGTGCCGAAGTCGGAGGCGACCGGGCGGCGCGGCGGCATCCACAACTCCGTCACGAGGCTGCTCGTGAAACCGACGCACCTCATCGGCGGGTACGCGCAGCTGTCGTACACGTTCAACTACCTCGGACCGACCGGCAACCAGCGCGACATGACGGCGACGATCCGCCGCCGGTCGCAGGAGGTGACGTACTGA
- the narI gene encoding respiratory nitrate reductase subunit gamma — protein MDVVLWGILPYVMVAVLVGGTIWRYRYDQFGWTTRSSQLYESRLLRIGSPLFHFGLLVVIIGHVVGLLIPKAWTEAVGVSEDMYHVMALGLGTIAGIATLVGVGILIWRRRTTGPVFMATTKNDKTMYVVLVAAIVAGLATTVISVFGPHEDVTYRDTVSPWFRSLFILQPDVQAMSEASFAFQLHTLIGMLLFMIWPFTRLVHAFTAPVHYLFRPYIVYRSRDARPSPSAGIRRGWAPIGTPDRERDRAKDRTRRGTR, from the coding sequence ATGGACGTCGTGCTGTGGGGCATCCTGCCCTACGTGATGGTGGCCGTGCTCGTGGGCGGCACGATCTGGCGCTACCGCTACGACCAGTTCGGGTGGACCACCCGGTCCTCGCAGCTCTACGAGTCGCGGCTGCTGCGCATCGGGTCGCCGCTGTTCCACTTCGGACTACTGGTGGTCATCATCGGCCACGTCGTCGGCCTGCTGATCCCCAAGGCGTGGACCGAGGCCGTCGGAGTCAGCGAGGACATGTACCACGTCATGGCCCTCGGCCTCGGCACGATCGCCGGCATCGCGACGCTCGTGGGCGTGGGCATCCTGATCTGGCGTCGTCGCACGACCGGACCGGTCTTCATGGCGACGACGAAGAACGACAAGACCATGTACGTCGTGCTCGTCGCGGCGATCGTCGCCGGGCTCGCGACGACCGTGATCAGCGTGTTCGGCCCGCACGAGGACGTCACCTATCGCGACACGGTGTCACCGTGGTTCCGCTCGCTGTTCATCCTGCAGCCCGACGTCCAGGCGATGTCGGAGGCCTCGTTCGCGTTCCAGCTGCACACGCTCATCGGCATGCTGCTCTTCATGATCTGGCCGTTCACCCGGCTCGTGCACGCGTTCACGGCCCCGGTGCACTACCTGTTCCGGCCGTACATCGTCTACCGGTCGCGAGACGCCAGGCCGAGCCCGAGCGCAGGCATCCGCCGGGGCTGGGCACCGATCGGAACGCCCGACCGCGAACGCGATCGAGCCAAGGACCGCACCAGAAGGGGAACACGATGA
- a CDS encoding MarR family winged helix-turn-helix transcriptional regulator — translation MNPRPSERDDEVDLLIDAWSRRLPDADLSPLDVMSRLRRAANRLSKLRAAAFSDAGLASWEFDVLAALRRQDDPHELSPAHLISATMIGSAAMTNRLDNLAARGLVERRPNPRDGRSVLVRLTDEGTARVDEAMRGLVAREAVELEALTRDEQATLSRLLRRLSDEPH, via the coding sequence GTGAACCCCAGACCGAGCGAGCGAGACGACGAGGTCGACCTGCTGATCGACGCGTGGTCACGCCGGCTGCCCGACGCCGACCTGTCGCCGCTCGACGTCATGTCGCGCCTGCGTCGTGCGGCGAACCGGCTGTCGAAGCTGCGCGCCGCCGCGTTCAGCGACGCCGGCCTCGCGTCATGGGAGTTCGACGTGCTCGCCGCGCTGCGTCGGCAGGACGACCCGCACGAGCTGAGCCCGGCGCACCTGATCTCTGCGACCATGATCGGCAGCGCGGCCATGACGAACCGGCTCGACAACCTCGCCGCCCGCGGGCTCGTCGAGCGCCGCCCGAACCCCCGCGACGGGCGCAGCGTGCTCGTGCGCCTCACCGACGAGGGAACGGCCCGCGTCGACGAGGCCATGCGCGGACTCGTCGCCCGTGAGGCCGTCGAGCTCGAGGCCCTCACGCGCGACGAGCAGGCGACGCTCTCGAGGCTGCTGCGACGATTGAGCGACGAGCCGCACTGA
- a CDS encoding dehydrogenase — protein MTDQTDAATNGATVAAGAGRTAGHAHAHEAEGCPECFLELQPDGEWWKARPEGSRLVGLVVSRPDMPSVTEQRDDLAAFGVAIFDFRHPAPESVENWEQRLERFFGTLKSGDVLVVANQHALGRTADEEVRTIAALRRRGIVVKVLSHGARHLADAES, from the coding sequence ATGACTGACCAGACGGATGCCGCGACGAACGGCGCGACCGTGGCCGCGGGTGCCGGCCGCACGGCCGGACACGCGCACGCGCACGAGGCCGAGGGTTGCCCCGAGTGCTTCCTCGAACTGCAGCCCGACGGCGAATGGTGGAAGGCCAGGCCCGAGGGCTCGCGGCTGGTCGGCCTCGTCGTCTCCCGCCCCGACATGCCGTCGGTCACCGAGCAGCGCGACGACCTCGCGGCCTTCGGCGTCGCGATCTTCGACTTCCGTCACCCGGCGCCCGAGAGCGTCGAGAACTGGGAGCAGCGCCTCGAGCGGTTCTTCGGCACGCTGAAGTCCGGCGACGTGCTCGTGGTCGCCAACCAGCACGCGCTCGGCCGCACGGCCGATGAGGAGGTGCGCACGATCGCGGCGCTGCGCCGCCGCGGCATCGTCGTCAAGGTGCTCAGCCACGGCGCGCGCCATCTCGCGGACGCCGAGTCCTGA
- a CDS encoding NarK/NasA family nitrate transporter — translation MTSSAASAPAAAPPALEGRGRNLGLALLAFTITFWAWNMIAPLGVSYAQELGLDSTQQSLLVATPVIVGSLGRIVTGALTDRFGGRLMFTVLTAFSAIPVLLVMWAGDAGSYALLIVFGFLLGIAGTTFAVGIPFVNAWYDPTRRGFATGLFGAGMGGTALSAFFTPRFVQWFGYDATHWIMAIALVVVAAVVWLFMRDAPTWKPNTDKVLPKLAAASKLAVTWQMAFLYAITFGGFVAFSTYLPTYLHEVYTYDLADAGARTAGFAIAAVIARPLGGVLSDRIGPAKVLMISLAGTAVMAVVETFVPPPEIPAGASFVLMAGFLGLGTGAVFTWVAQKSPAERVGTVTGIVGAAGGLGGYFPPLVMGATYGATGNYVLGLLLLCIAALVALVFTIFLARRTPKENAAG, via the coding sequence ATGACCAGCTCGGCCGCATCGGCACCCGCGGCAGCGCCGCCCGCCCTCGAGGGGCGAGGCCGCAACCTCGGCCTCGCCCTGCTCGCGTTCACGATCACGTTCTGGGCCTGGAACATGATCGCCCCGCTCGGCGTGAGCTACGCGCAGGAGCTCGGGCTGGACTCCACGCAGCAGTCGTTGCTCGTCGCCACGCCGGTCATCGTGGGTTCGCTGGGTCGGATCGTCACCGGCGCCCTGACCGACCGTTTCGGCGGCCGGCTCATGTTCACGGTGCTGACCGCGTTCTCCGCGATCCCCGTGCTGCTCGTGATGTGGGCCGGGGATGCCGGCTCGTACGCGTTGCTCATCGTGTTCGGGTTCCTGCTCGGCATCGCCGGAACGACGTTCGCAGTCGGCATCCCGTTCGTGAACGCCTGGTACGACCCGACCCGACGCGGCTTCGCGACCGGACTCTTCGGCGCGGGCATGGGCGGCACCGCGCTCTCGGCGTTCTTCACGCCCCGGTTCGTGCAGTGGTTCGGGTACGACGCGACGCACTGGATCATGGCGATCGCGCTGGTCGTGGTCGCCGCGGTCGTATGGCTGTTCATGCGGGACGCCCCGACCTGGAAGCCGAACACCGACAAGGTGCTGCCCAAGCTCGCGGCGGCGTCGAAGCTCGCGGTCACTTGGCAGATGGCGTTCCTGTACGCCATCACGTTCGGCGGCTTCGTCGCGTTCTCGACCTACCTGCCGACCTACCTGCACGAGGTCTACACGTACGACCTGGCCGACGCCGGTGCGCGCACCGCCGGCTTCGCGATCGCGGCGGTGATCGCACGGCCGCTCGGCGGCGTGCTGAGCGACCGGATCGGACCCGCGAAGGTGCTGATGATCTCACTCGCCGGCACGGCGGTCATGGCCGTCGTCGAGACCTTCGTGCCGCCGCCCGAGATTCCGGCGGGTGCGTCGTTCGTGCTCATGGCCGGCTTCCTGGGCCTCGGCACCGGCGCCGTGTTCACCTGGGTCGCACAGAAGTCGCCGGCCGAGCGCGTCGGCACGGTGACGGGCATCGTCGGTGCCGCCGGCGGCCTCGGAGGGTACTTCCCGCCGCTCGTCATGGGTGCGACGTACGGCGCGACGGGCAACTACGTGCTCGGGCTGCTGCTGCTGTGCATCGCCGCGCTCGTGGCGCTCGTGTTCACGATCTTCCTCGCGCGGCGCACCCCGAAGGAGAACGCAGCGGGGTAG
- the narJ gene encoding nitrate reductase molybdenum cofactor assembly chaperone yields MSRSDARRRVVYQAASICLSYPDEQVLGLADVIGDALAETDRAAAAAFAPLLDWWAATPAAEVQRGYVELFDMSKRHALYLSYWTDGDTRRRGVVLTEFKQRYRDAGVVLGETGELPDHLPLVLEFARHRPDDGAELLQAYRASLELIRLALAERRSPYAGVVSAVCATLPGRSPEDRQQAMAMAAAGPPSESVGLDPYDPRLIPLQPTGGR; encoded by the coding sequence ATGAGTCGCAGCGACGCCCGGCGACGAGTGGTCTACCAGGCCGCCTCGATCTGCCTCAGCTATCCCGACGAGCAGGTCCTCGGCCTCGCGGACGTCATCGGCGACGCGCTCGCGGAGACCGACCGTGCCGCTGCGGCGGCATTCGCGCCGCTGCTCGACTGGTGGGCGGCGACTCCGGCCGCCGAGGTCCAGCGCGGCTACGTCGAACTCTTCGACATGTCGAAGCGCCACGCGCTCTACCTGTCGTACTGGACCGATGGCGACACCCGCCGTCGCGGCGTCGTGCTCACCGAGTTCAAGCAGCGCTACCGCGACGCGGGCGTGGTGCTCGGCGAGACCGGAGAGCTGCCCGACCACCTGCCCCTCGTGCTCGAGTTCGCCAGGCACCGGCCCGACGACGGCGCCGAGCTGCTGCAGGCCTATCGGGCGAGCCTCGAGCTCATCCGCCTCGCCCTCGCCGAACGCCGCTCGCCGTACGCGGGCGTCGTCTCCGCCGTGTGCGCGACCCTCCCCGGGCGATCGCCCGAGGACCGGCAGCAGGCCATGGCGATGGCCGCGGCCGGTCCACCCTCGGAGTCCGTCGGGCTCGACCCGTACGATCCGCGCCTCATTCCCCTGCAGCCGACGGGAGGCCGCTGA